From a single Miscanthus floridulus cultivar M001 chromosome 8, ASM1932011v1, whole genome shotgun sequence genomic region:
- the LOC136473052 gene encoding uncharacterized protein: MYHPTRGGVRGGRDQFKWDDVKVDKHRENYLGHSVKAPVGRWQKGKDLFWYTRDKKSDTEDALKEEIRRVKEEEEQAMREALGLAPKRSNRPKGNRLDKHEYAELIKRGSTAEDLGAGHAEAAQVQGLGLYKAHRDEGESSSLNLDHPQMEPEQTDLPPAPNQEDSEDDRKGKRRRERDERRGEKERKRDKHGDGKERRRDKHERRHDSEDRSKRHRKDKQKRRHDSDSD; the protein is encoded by the exons ATGTACCACCCCACGAGAGGCGGCGTCCGCGGCGGCAGAGATC AATTCAAATGGGACGATGTGAAGGTTGACAAGCATCGAGAAAATTACCTTGGTCATAGTGTTAAGGCTCCGGTTGGTAGATGGCAGAAAG GAAAGGACCTTTTCTGGTATACTCGGGATAAGAAATCTGACACGGAAGATGCTCTGAAGGAAGAAATCAGGAGAGTGAAGGAAGAGGAGGAACAGGCTATGCGTGAGGCTCTTGGCTTAGCTCCTAAGCGCAGCAATCGACCTAAGGGCAATCGCTTGGATAAGCATGAATATGCTGAGCTGATTAAGAGAGGATCAACTGCAGAGGACTTGGGAGCAGGGCATGCTGAAGCAGCACAAGTACAAGGTCTAGGATTGTACAA GGCTCATCGCGATGAGGGCGAGTCGAGTTCTTTGAACCTTGATCATCCTCAAATGGAGCCTGAGCAGACTGACCTCCCACCAGCACCCAATCAGGAGGATTCGGAAGATGATAGGAAGGGGAAAAGGCGGCGTGAACGTgatgagaggagaggggagaaggAGCGAAAACGAGATAAGCATGGTGATGGAAAGGAGAGGAGGCGAGACAAGCATGAGAGGAGGCATGACTCTGAGGACAGGTCAAAGCGGCACCGCAAAGacaagcagaagaggaggcatgattCTGATTCTGATTGA